The DNA region GATTCCAGAAACGGCGATTAAATGCTAATCGCTTTTCTGCTCGCCTTAAATTTAAGTTATTACTTGCTGGCGATTGTGCTATCTCTATGGGAGATTTAGACATTACTGGTAAGTTCAGTCCCAAAGATAGCAATAATCCGGCACTGATAATGATAGGTAAACGCATATCAATCCCTTGAATTTCAAAAGTATTATATATGTATTATAGATATTAATTTATCTATTTATTTAAGTACACTTTATATTTTTATTAAAATTCATTAGTGGGTAGACAAGGGTAAATATAGGAATCGTATTTGATTTTTGAAATTATCTGTGTGGTGCGCGTTCGCGGAGCGTGTCGCAGGCAAGCGCGATAGGCGGGGAGTGGGGAGTCAATACCGTTCGGTTAAGGAATTTCTTGGTTGAGGCAGGTAGAGGGAGCAGGGGGAGAAGAGAAGCAGGGGGAGAAAAGAATGGCTGAACATATACCCTCTTGCCTCCCCTGCCTCAAGAGCTTATCCGAACCGTATTGAGTGGGGAGTAGGGAATAAGGAATTAGGCTTTTCGAGTTTTACCGAGCTTCTTTAAAAATCAAATATTAGTCCTATAGGAAATTTATGACTGTAAGGAACTGGTTGGTGAGTGTAGTCTATAGCTAAATCAGATCCCACGTAATCGCATACACGCGAGAATATTTTCTGTATGCCGTAGAATTTTTACTGTAAAAAACAAATGGTTTTATTTCAAGTATGGATGAAGCACAAACTTGGTATATTGTCAAGCGCTCTACTGGGAATTGCGAAATTGTCCCCAGCGACAAAGTTGGCGATGATAATGTAGAGGTTATAGAACAGTGGGGGCCTTTTAGTTCGCAAGAAGAAGCGATCGCTCGGCGTGTCGGACTTATTAGGGCTGGAAAGTGCCAACCAGTTTAAATTAGGAGTTAGGAGTTTGGAGTTCACAATGATGGTTTTTATTCCTAACTCCTCACTATTCACTCCTAACTTTATTCCCAACTCTTCATTTTTCTGCTGTGGCTGCGCCCTTAGCAGCTATTTTTTTACCTATTATGTCCACTGCTTTAGCAAATTGAGGATCTGCTAAAGTAGCGAGTTTGTCACGTTCATGAAGCCACAATTCCTCCATTTGGGCTTTGGTCAGATCCACCTTCACATCTGGACTAATACCTTTATGATTAATATCAGTACCGTTGGGGGTGTAGTAATGAGCAATTGTTACCGCCAATCCTGAGCCATCTTCCAAGGGACGCACCGATTGCACTAGTCCCTTACCAAAGGTTTGAGTACCAACCAAAGTAGCACGCTTGTTGTCCTGCAAAGCCCCGGAGAGGATTTCACTTGCACTGGCTGAACCTTTATCTACCAGCACCACCAAAGGTTTATTCGTCAAGGCGCGTCCGTTTGCTTCTTCTTTTTCTGCCTCTCCTTGGCGTTCGACGGTGGAGACAATCTTACCTTTATCTATCCACATCCGGGCAATCTCTACACTGGAGAAGAGTAAGCCACCCGGATTACCACGCAGATCCAGAATATATCCAGCTACCTGTTTGCTTTCTAAATCCTTGATAGCAGTTTGCATTTCTTTACCAGCATTGGCGCTGAACTGGTTCAGGCGAATGTAGCCAAGATTACCTGCTGGTGTTTTCTTTTGGGAATATTTAACTGGATGAATTTCAATCCGCGCCCGTTTGATGTCAAACTGTTTTGTCTGACCGTCGCGCTGAATTGTTAAGCTGACTTGCGTTCCTGCTTCACCTCGAATCAGGGATACTGCCTGATTAGTATCCATCCCCTTAGTATTTTTGCCGTTGATTTTGAGGATGATATCTTTCGCCAAAACACCAGCTTTAAAAGCTGGTGTATCTTCGATTGGGGCAATTACAACCAATTGCTTGGTTTTTTCATCCTGGCTGATCGTGATTCCAATCCCTGTCAATTCCCCAGAGGTATCCACTTGCATATTCTTGAATTCTGCTGGGTCCATAAACCGGGTGTATGGGTCATCTAGCTTTTTGAGCATTTCCCGAATGGACTTATACGCTTCCTGCGGATTACTGTAGGACTTGCTTAAGTATTCTTTACGAACAGCCTGCCAGTCTACTTGATTAAAAGTACCATCTACGTAATTGCGGTATATATTTTGCCAAACTTCATCTACTAATTGTTTAGGACTTGCTTTAAATAAAGCCTGACCTCGCGAATGAATGCCAAGGCTAGTAACAGCGATCGTG from Nostoc commune NIES-4072 includes:
- a CDS encoding DDE transposase family protein — translated: MDEAQTWYIVKRSTGNCEIVPSDKVGDDNVEVIEQWGPFSSQEEAIARRVGLIRAGKCQPV
- the ctpC gene encoding carboxyl-terminal processing protease CtpC, whose amino-acid sequence is MVITKSRLVLGATAVTLSTIAVTSLGIHSRGQALFKASPKQLVDEVWQNIYRNYVDGTFNQVDWQAVRKEYLSKSYSNPQEAYKSIREMLKKLDDPYTRFMDPAEFKNMQVDTSGELTGIGITISQDEKTKQLVVIAPIEDTPAFKAGVLAKDIILKINGKNTKGMDTNQAVSLIRGEAGTQVSLTIQRDGQTKQFDIKRARIEIHPVKYSQKKTPAGNLGYIRLNQFSANAGKEMQTAIKDLESKQVAGYILDLRGNPGGLLFSSVEIARMWIDKGKIVSTVERQGEAEKEEANGRALTNKPLVVLVDKGSASASEILSGALQDNKRATLVGTQTFGKGLVQSVRPLEDGSGLAVTIAHYYTPNGTDINHKGISPDVKVDLTKAQMEELWLHERDKLATLADPQFAKAVDIIGKKIAAKGAATAEK